One region of Terriglobales bacterium genomic DNA includes:
- a CDS encoding PilZ domain-containing protein, whose protein sequence is MGNPADISQAAFDEIRNKYLREMRVSMQLAVRVWGMDVNNKPFTTMAETIEISPLGARLKGVNPVKSGEVIGIQYEDQKARFRVVWLGDPATNSAGEIGVHSLDESKCIWSTALQNQPSIKEQAAAAMPGAEHNALTQNRRRYARYPCSADLELRSGNALVTSRLRITDISLGGCYAETLSPLPVDTLLTITLRSPSGPIHLKGVVCTSHQSMGMGIGFTDVDPEEWKLLVNYVAQLSGKPLDPPPPPDPIGQPAPPAVRRDVEVLLRLLEKKGLLTREEFLNALINGPD, encoded by the coding sequence GTGGGCAATCCGGCTGACATCTCCCAGGCGGCTTTCGACGAGATCCGCAACAAATACTTGCGCGAGATGCGCGTCAGCATGCAGCTGGCGGTGCGTGTCTGGGGCATGGACGTGAACAACAAGCCGTTCACCACCATGGCCGAAACCATCGAGATCAGCCCGCTGGGCGCGCGCCTGAAGGGCGTCAATCCGGTCAAGAGCGGCGAAGTGATCGGCATCCAGTACGAAGACCAGAAGGCGCGTTTTCGCGTGGTCTGGCTGGGAGACCCTGCTACCAACAGCGCCGGCGAAATCGGCGTCCACTCGCTCGATGAGAGCAAGTGCATCTGGTCAACCGCGCTGCAGAACCAGCCTTCGATCAAGGAGCAGGCGGCGGCAGCCATGCCCGGCGCCGAGCACAACGCGCTCACCCAGAATCGGCGCCGCTATGCGCGCTATCCCTGTTCCGCCGACCTCGAACTGCGCAGCGGCAATGCGCTGGTCACGTCGAGGCTCCGGATCACCGACATCAGCCTGGGTGGTTGCTACGCCGAGACCCTCTCTCCCCTCCCGGTGGATACGCTGCTCACCATCACGCTGCGTTCACCGAGCGGGCCGATCCACCTTAAAGGTGTGGTCTGCACCAGCCACCAGAGCATGGGTATGGGCATCGGCTTCACCGACGTCGACCCGGAGGAATGGAAGCTGCTGGTCAACTATGTTGCCCAGCTGAGTGGCAAGCCCCTCGACCCGCCACCTCCTCCTGATCCGATAGGCCAGCCGGCGCCCCCCGCCGTCCGCCGCGACGTCGAGGTCTTGCTGCGCCTGCTGGAGAAGAAGGGACTGCTCACCCGCGAGGAATTCCTCAACGCCCTGATCAATGGTCCTGACTAA
- a CDS encoding PhoU domain-containing protein — protein sequence MTSTAMPAPDPNNSSSEVLQRTLEACRIAGSAATHAADALVNGTRYSFVAVHQCEEQLDRLDAEIDERVTRAVVHAGEREVRQLLACLKLVVDLERIGDLVVSFAERVAIVRSRIEMDDLEMLTRMASVLEAMLTHVRGAFQERDIDAALDVLRMDSEMDRLRNLVVIRHTEGHDALRGMHSLHVLFMAQALERAGDHVKNVAEEVCHLVSGHTVRHLLRAKDKPFEQMFLQWLLERNAGAAAPRRLPS from the coding sequence GTGACTTCCACCGCGATGCCCGCGCCCGACCCAAACAACAGCAGCAGCGAGGTGCTCCAGCGTACGCTGGAGGCCTGCCGGATTGCCGGGAGCGCCGCTACGCATGCGGCCGACGCGCTGGTGAACGGGACGCGATACTCGTTCGTGGCCGTCCATCAATGCGAGGAGCAACTCGATCGGCTGGATGCCGAGATCGACGAACGCGTCACCCGGGCGGTCGTGCATGCGGGTGAGCGGGAAGTACGCCAGCTCCTGGCGTGCCTCAAACTGGTGGTGGACCTGGAACGCATTGGCGACCTGGTGGTGAGCTTTGCCGAGCGGGTGGCGATCGTGCGCTCGCGCATCGAGATGGACGACCTGGAAATGCTGACCCGCATGGCGTCGGTGCTGGAGGCGATGCTGACCCACGTCCGGGGCGCCTTCCAGGAGCGCGACATTGACGCCGCGCTCGACGTGCTGCGCATGGATTCGGAGATGGACCGCCTGCGGAACCTGGTGGTGATCCGCCATACCGAGGGCCACGATGCGCTGCGCGGCATGCACAGCCTGCACGTGCTCTTCATGGCGCAGGCGCTGGAACGCGCCGGCGATCACGTGAAGAACGTGGCCGAAGAAGTCTGCCATCTGGTGAGCGGCCACACCGTGCGCCACCTGCTGCGCGCCAAGGACAAGCCATTCGAGCAGATGTTTCTGCAATGGTTGCTGGAGCGCAACGCGGGCGCGGCGGCGCCGCGACGCCTACCTTCCTGA
- a CDS encoding PilZ domain-containing protein — translation MLDTLHISPTALDEIRNQFLRELRVSLQLPIRVWGMDANGKPFAVSAETMEISALGARLRGVTPVKNGEVIGIQYEDQKARFRVVWLGDATTQSSGEIGVRSLDESKCIWSNALQSPPSAKAQAAAAVPLAEQKSLTPNRRRYVRYPCNAEVELRSGTAAMSTRFRLSDISLGGCYVETMSPLPLDTPVFLTLRTPQAVIDIRGNVRTSHPSMGMGIGFTDIAPEQWKLLADYVAQLSGKPPEAPSGPANGAGATPAANSQANVEALLRLLEKKGLCTREEFLRELGNGSRSTSTT, via the coding sequence GTGCTCGATACCCTTCACATTTCGCCAACCGCGCTGGACGAAATCCGCAACCAGTTCCTGCGCGAACTGCGGGTGAGCCTGCAACTGCCGATTCGTGTCTGGGGCATGGACGCGAACGGCAAGCCGTTCGCCGTCTCGGCCGAAACCATGGAGATCAGCGCGCTCGGCGCTCGGCTGCGTGGCGTCACCCCGGTGAAGAACGGCGAAGTGATCGGAATTCAGTACGAGGACCAGAAGGCGCGCTTCCGCGTAGTCTGGCTGGGCGACGCCACTACACAGAGCTCCGGCGAAATCGGCGTCCGCTCGCTCGATGAGAGCAAGTGCATCTGGTCCAATGCGCTGCAATCGCCGCCTTCGGCCAAGGCGCAGGCCGCCGCCGCCGTGCCCCTGGCTGAACAGAAGTCCCTCACGCCGAACCGGCGGCGCTACGTGCGCTACCCGTGCAATGCCGAGGTCGAGCTGAGGAGCGGAACTGCCGCCATGAGCACCAGGTTCCGCCTCAGTGACATCAGCCTCGGCGGCTGCTACGTTGAAACCATGTCTCCGCTGCCGCTCGATACGCCCGTGTTCCTCACGTTGCGCACGCCGCAAGCCGTGATCGACATCCGCGGCAACGTGCGCACGTCGCACCCCTCGATGGGAATGGGCATTGGCTTCACCGACATCGCGCCGGAACAGTGGAAGCTGCTCGCCGACTACGTTGCCCAGCTCAGCGGAAAGCCGCCCGAAGCGCCGTCCGGCCCGGCCAACGGAGCCGGCGCAACACCGGCGGCGAACTCCCAGGCGAACGTGGAAGCCTTGCTGCGCCTGCTGGAAAAGAAAGGACTCTGTACTCGCGAGGAATTCCTGCGCGAGCTGGGAAACGGCTCCCGCTCAACGTCAACGACCTGA
- a CDS encoding ABC transporter permease, translated as MLLFSLLREGVRFLQRNKTRSTLTVLGITIGIAAVICVVAIGNAGSAQIQNQLENLGDNLVWIEAGGRAPNGVRTGTHGTKTLLVSDAEAIARQTNLVKAVSPQSDGRTQVVFGGNNWNTQYRGEGPAYLEIKRWSIASGANFTDDDVTRAANVCVIGHTIQQQLFGVQNPIGATLRVGTIPCQVIGTLAAKGYSSFGQDQDDFILMPYTTVMKKLNGNSWLDDIMCSAVSREMVPIATEQLAVLLRERHRIQPGQDDDFNIRKPEEVVQAQLDASRTFTFLLVGIASVSLLVGGIGIMNVMLVSVTERTREIGIRLAVGATEWNVQAQFLGEAVLLSLFGGALGVAVGFFGSLGIGRALDWPMMIPPSAIAVAVLFSVFVGVFFGYYPARRAAQLDPIEALRFE; from the coding sequence ATGTTGCTGTTCTCTCTGCTGCGCGAAGGCGTCCGCTTCCTGCAGCGCAATAAGACGCGGAGCACGCTGACGGTGCTGGGCATCACCATCGGCATCGCGGCGGTGATCTGCGTGGTAGCGATCGGCAATGCCGGCTCGGCACAGATACAGAACCAGTTGGAGAACCTGGGCGACAACCTTGTCTGGATCGAAGCCGGCGGGCGCGCCCCCAACGGTGTTCGTACCGGGACGCATGGCACCAAAACTCTGCTGGTGAGCGACGCGGAAGCCATCGCCCGGCAGACCAACCTGGTGAAGGCTGTCTCGCCGCAGTCCGACGGGCGCACGCAGGTGGTGTTTGGCGGCAACAACTGGAACACGCAGTATCGCGGTGAGGGCCCGGCGTATCTGGAGATCAAGCGCTGGAGCATCGCATCCGGCGCTAACTTCACCGACGATGACGTGACGCGCGCGGCGAATGTGTGCGTGATCGGGCACACGATCCAGCAGCAGTTGTTCGGCGTGCAGAATCCGATCGGCGCGACCCTCCGGGTGGGCACGATCCCGTGCCAGGTCATCGGAACGCTGGCGGCGAAGGGTTATTCGTCGTTCGGACAGGACCAGGACGACTTCATCCTGATGCCGTACACCACGGTGATGAAGAAGCTGAACGGCAACAGCTGGCTCGACGACATCATGTGCTCGGCCGTATCGCGAGAGATGGTCCCGATTGCGACCGAACAATTAGCGGTTCTGCTGCGAGAGCGCCACCGCATTCAGCCAGGCCAAGACGACGACTTCAACATCCGCAAGCCCGAAGAAGTTGTGCAGGCGCAGCTTGACGCCAGCCGCACGTTCACTTTCCTGCTGGTTGGGATCGCTTCGGTGTCGCTGCTGGTGGGCGGTATCGGGATCATGAATGTGATGCTGGTGTCAGTCACCGAGCGTACTCGTGAGATCGGCATTCGCCTGGCGGTCGGCGCCACGGAGTGGAACGTGCAGGCGCAATTCCTGGGCGAGGCGGTGCTGCTCAGCCTGTTCGGCGGGGCACTGGGCGTGGCCGTGGGATTCTTTGGATCGCTGGGGATCGGCCGCGCTCTGGATTGGCCAATGATGATTCCGCCCAGCGCGATCGCGGTCGCGGTGCTGTTTTCCGTCTTCGTGGGAGTGTTCTTCGGATACTACCCGGCGCGTCGGGCGGCGCAACTGGACCCGATCGAAGCGCTCAGGTTCGAATAG
- a CDS encoding fatty acid desaturase — protein sequence MSSMAAAHPCNPKVNFLTTTIMALFHGGAVLALFMFSWKALFVSVALWYVAGSLGIGMGYHRLLTHRGYQTPKWVEYFLTICATLALEGGPIFWVATHRIHHQNSDKEGDPHSPRDGAWWAHMGWILMGESQHHNRRELARYTPDLAKDKFHLWISQYHWLPIALLGIVLLAVGGWSLLLWGVFLRVVVGLHCTWLVNSATHMWGTRRFATRDDSTNNFLIAIMTFGEGWHNNHHAHPGSARHGLAWWEFDINWYGIQFLRLFGLAKKIKVAHLPERAAEQQPSSTSGPELISA from the coding sequence ATGAGCTCCATGGCTGCCGCTCACCCCTGCAACCCGAAGGTCAATTTTCTAACCACCACCATCATGGCCCTGTTTCACGGCGGCGCCGTGCTGGCGCTGTTCATGTTCAGCTGGAAGGCCCTGTTCGTCTCAGTCGCCCTGTGGTACGTCGCCGGCAGTCTCGGCATCGGCATGGGATACCACCGGCTGCTCACCCATCGCGGATATCAGACGCCGAAGTGGGTCGAATATTTCCTCACCATCTGCGCCACGCTGGCCCTCGAAGGAGGGCCCATCTTCTGGGTGGCAACGCACCGCATTCATCATCAGAATTCCGACAAGGAAGGCGATCCGCACTCGCCGCGCGACGGCGCCTGGTGGGCCCACATGGGCTGGATCCTGATGGGCGAGAGCCAGCACCACAATCGCCGCGAACTGGCCCGCTACACCCCTGACCTCGCCAAAGACAAATTTCATCTCTGGATTTCGCAATATCACTGGCTGCCGATTGCGCTGCTCGGCATCGTTCTGCTGGCGGTGGGCGGCTGGTCGTTGCTTCTGTGGGGCGTGTTCCTTCGCGTGGTGGTTGGTTTGCACTGCACCTGGCTGGTAAATTCGGCCACGCACATGTGGGGCACGCGTCGCTTCGCCACGCGCGACGACTCCACCAACAACTTCCTGATCGCCATAATGACCTTTGGCGAAGGCTGGCATAACAACCATCACGCGCACCCCGGTTCCGCCCGCCACGGTCTGGCCTGGTGGGAGTTCGACATCAACTGGTACGGAATCCAGTTCCTGCGCCTCTTCGGCCTGGCGAAGAAGATCAAGGTCGCGCACCTTCCCGAGCGCGCCGCTGAGCAACAACCCTCTTCGACGTCCGGCCCCGAACTGATCTCCGCATGA
- the pstS gene encoding phosphate ABC transporter substrate-binding protein PstS, whose translation MIKKLLVVLAAMMFALSAAAATNLNGAGATFPYPIYSKWFSEYHNQHPDVEINYQSIGSGGGIRQLLAGTVDFGASDGPMTDAQLSEAKIKIYHLPTVLGAVVPAYNIPGFKGELKFTPAILAGIFLGRITAWNDAAIAKANPGVNLPNQAIVVVHRSDGSGTSFIWTDYLSKVSNDWRDSVGKGTSVKWPVGLGAKGNEGVAGMVRQMDGALGYLELIYALQNNIPYGPVQNASGQFVKASLESTTAAAASVTNMPADFRVSITNAPGKEAYPISSFTWLLVPAQWSDGNKKRVITDFLTWMLDSGQGMTQQLHYAPLPKAVAEKVRARIKEIR comes from the coding sequence TTGATCAAGAAATTGCTGGTGGTCCTGGCCGCCATGATGTTTGCGCTATCGGCGGCAGCGGCAACCAATCTGAACGGCGCCGGCGCCACTTTTCCCTATCCGATTTACTCAAAGTGGTTCAGCGAATACCACAATCAGCATCCGGACGTAGAGATCAACTACCAGTCGATCGGTTCGGGCGGCGGCATCCGCCAGTTGCTGGCGGGGACCGTGGACTTCGGCGCCAGCGACGGCCCCATGACCGACGCGCAATTGAGCGAGGCCAAGATCAAGATTTACCACCTGCCCACCGTCCTCGGGGCGGTGGTGCCGGCATACAACATTCCCGGCTTCAAGGGCGAGCTGAAGTTCACGCCGGCGATTCTCGCCGGCATCTTCCTGGGCCGCATCACGGCGTGGAATGACGCAGCCATCGCGAAGGCGAACCCGGGCGTCAACCTGCCCAACCAGGCGATCGTGGTGGTGCACCGCTCGGACGGCAGCGGAACGAGCTTTATCTGGACCGACTATCTTTCCAAAGTTTCCAATGACTGGCGCGACAGCGTGGGCAAGGGCACTTCGGTGAAGTGGCCCGTGGGACTGGGCGCCAAGGGGAACGAGGGAGTGGCCGGCATGGTGCGCCAGATGGACGGCGCGCTCGGCTACCTGGAGCTGATCTACGCGCTGCAGAACAACATTCCTTATGGGCCGGTGCAGAACGCATCGGGCCAGTTCGTGAAGGCGTCGCTGGAGTCAACCACCGCGGCGGCTGCTTCGGTCACCAACATGCCGGCGGACTTCCGCGTGTCAATTACCAACGCGCCGGGCAAGGAAGCGTACCCGATCTCCAGCTTTACGTGGCTGCTGGTGCCGGCCCAGTGGAGCGACGGCAACAAAAAAAGAGTCATCACCGACTTCCTGACCTGGATGCTCGATTCAGGGCAGGGAATGACGCAGCAGCTTCACTACGCGCCTCTGCCGAAAGCGGTGGCGGAAAAAGTCCGCGCGCGCATCAAGGAGATCCGTTAA